From the genome of Vicia villosa cultivar HV-30 ecotype Madison, WI linkage group LG2, Vvil1.0, whole genome shotgun sequence, one region includes:
- the LOC131651881 gene encoding uncharacterized protein LOC131651881, which yields MGSSSSKGASSCSSSSSSCSLRKNRSKRLRGFPSYCLGTTSGSRDSDNDERVCDQSKVNGSDVTYTSSNEIDSDESKSESFRKVKPDEIPCMPSNIDLDEWSRTESRTASISAHGSSTQSTNSASRFLSRFSLIPGNISFRLSRTTSLGSSRPCPDSSASLSMFNNDEDELSLHNRNETQQYSGSDLLNGSFVNPVPIQHHGDASNNSSSNVPIFGLGSNLSSSPTLSPLEDTVRDGYDPREMSGMNMFSPRVNTEAGNVTDRRNGAREPVDRNVRFSRTLSVGRLRDRVHRRSGLADFTFCPLQQERDASEDSGRQVGERGAGVSPSDRNALNSLTASGYPLPNRSSSPFRTQDHEVEASRSRETRYQDLLEHRSNFLERRRRIRSQVRALQRLGSRFENLSGHDRSCILSGQHRNGRCTCRINSRDNNSNSNDDTNARASISRIVMLAEALFEVLDEIHQQSVVLSSRPSVSSIGSVPAPAEVVESLPVKLYTKPHKHQEEPVQCYICLVEYEDGDSMRVLPCHHEFHTTCIDKWLKEIHRVCPLCRGDICISDSLPTEN from the exons atggGGTCTAGTAGTAGTAAAGGTGCTTCTTCTtgtagttcatcttcttcttcttgtagttTACGGAAGAATCGATCCAAGAGGCTTAGAGGTTTTCCTTCTTATTGTCTTGGAACAACTTCTGGATCTCGTGACAGTGATAATGATGAACGG GTTTGTGATCAGAGTAAAGTAAATGGAAGTGATGTTACATATACCAGCAGCAATGAAATTGACTCAGATGAATCGAAATCGGAGTCTTTTAGAAAAGTTAAACCGGATGAAATACCTTGTATGCCTTCTAACATTGATCTTGATGAGTGGAGTCGCACTGAATCCAGAACCGCGAGCATCTCGGCTCACGGTTCTTCAACTCAGTCTACAAATTCTGCGAGTCGGTTCCTTTCTCGGTTTAGCCTCATTCCGGGTAATATAAGCTTCAGACTCAGCAGAACCACGAGCTTAGGGTCATCTCGACCTTGTCCTGATTCTTCGGCAAGTCTTTCTATGTTTAACAATGATGAAGACGAGCTTAGTCTGCATAATAGAAATGAAACTCAACAATATAGTGGCAGCGACTTGCTTAACGGGTCTTTTGTAAATCCAGTCCCTATACAGCATCACGGAGATGCTTCTAATAATTCAAGTTCGAATGTCCCGATATTCGGTTTGGGTAGCAACTTATCGAGCAGTCCTACGTTGTCTCCTCTCGAAGATACGGTTAGAGATGGATATGACCCACGAGAGATGTCTGGTATGAACATGTTTTCTCCGAGAGTTAATACCGAGGCAGGAAATGTTACGGATAGACGGAATGGAGCTCGTGAACCTGTTGACCGCAATGTTCGTTTCAGCCGAACTTTAAGCGTTGGGAGGCTTCGTGACAGAGTGCACCGCCGATCAGGATTGGCTGACTTCACCTTTTGCCCTCTGCAACAAGAGAGAGATGCTAGCGAGGATAGTGGAAGACAAGTAGGGGAGAGGGGTGCAGGAGTGTCACCATCTGATCGAAACGCTTTAAATTCTCTTACTGCATCCGGTTATCCTCTGCCTAATAGGTCTAGCTCTCCATTCAGAACCCAAGACCACGAGGTTGAGGCTTCACGGTCAAGAGAAACTAGGTATCAGGATCTACTAGAACATAGGTCCAATTTCCTCGAACGGAGAAGAAGAATACGATCTCAG GTTCGTGCTCTTCAGAGGTTGGGTAGCCGGTTTGAAAATCTTTCTGGACATGACAGATCATGTATCTTGTCTGGTCAACATAGAAACGGTCGTTGTACATGCAGAATAAATAGTCGCGAtaacaattcaaattcaaacgaTGATACAAATGCTAGAGCTAGCATATCAAGAATAGTGATGTTAGCTGAAGCCTTATTCGAG GTTCTGGATGAAATTCACCAGCAATCAGTGGTTTTATCTTCCCGCCCTTCTGTATCTTCTATCGGATCTGTTCCCGCGCCTGCTGAAGTTGTCGAATCCTTACCTGTTAAACTATACACAAAGCCACACAAACATCAAGAAGAACCTGTACA ATGCTATATATGTCTTGTGGAGTATGAAGATGGTGACAGCATGCGAGTACTTCCTTGCCATCATGAATTTCATACGACATGTATAGACAAGTGGCTGAAGGAGATTCACAG GGTATGTCCACTATGTCGAGGAGATATTTGTATATCAGATTCACTCCCAACAGAAAACTAA
- the LOC131651883 gene encoding beta-amylase 8 gives MNNTNEDVSAQDLELQSDHSSDYLAQPQPRRLRGFAATAAGTNSTGKGKKEREKEKERTKLRERHRRAITSRMLAGLRQYGNFPLPARADMNDVLAALAREAGWIVKADGTTYRQSIPPSQMGSFAARSVDSQLSGGSLRTCSVKETLENQPPVLRIDECLSPASIDSVVIAERDPKNGTYASVSPINSVDCLEADQLMQDIHSGVHESDFNCTPYVPVYIKLPAGIINKFCQLMDPEGIRQELIHIKSLNVDGVVVDCWWGIVEGWSPQKYVWSGYRELFNIIREFKLNLQVVMAFYECGGNDSSDALISLPQWVLDIGKDNQDIFFTDREGRRNTECLSWGIDKERVLKGRTGIEVYFDMMRSFRTEFDDLFTEGLIYAVEVGLGASGELKYPSFSERMGWRYPGIGEFQCYDKYLQHSLRTAAKLRGHSFWARGPDNAGHYNSMPHETGFFCERGDYDNYYGRFFLHWYSQTLIDHADNVLSLASLAFEETKIIVKVPAVHWWYKTPSHAAELTAGYHNPTNQDGYSPVFEVLKKYAVTMKFVCLGFNLSDQKANDSLVDPEGLSWQVLNSAWERGLVTAGENTLFCYDRERYQRLVDMAKPRNDPDQRHFSFFVHQQPSLLQGNVCLPELDFFIKCMHGEMTGDL, from the exons ATGAACAACACTAACGAAGATGTTTCCGCACAAGATCTCGAACTTCAAAGCGATCACAGCTCCGATTACTTAGCTCAGCCTCAACCCCGCCGTCTGCGCGGCTTCGCTGCCACGGCGGCGGGGACCAATTCCACCGGAAAGGGGAAAaaggagagagagaaagaaaaggaaCGCACGAAGCTCCGGGAGCGACACCGGCGAGCCATCACCAGCCGAATGTTGGCTGGTCTACGTCAGTATGGTAATTTCCCTCTTCCGGCGCGTGCTGACATGAACGACGTACTCGCTGCTCTCGCGCGTGAAGCTGGTTGGATTGTTAAGGCCGATGGAACTACATACCGCCAGAGCATACCTCCTTCTCAAATG GGATCATTTGCGGCAAGGTCAGTTGATAGTCAACTATCTGGTGGTTCCTTGAGAACTTGTTCAGTTAAGGAAACGCTAGAGAATCAGCCACCAGTACTTCGAATTGATGAATGCTTGTCTCCTGCATCTATTGATTCTGTTGTAATTGCAGAAAGAGACCCAAAGAACGGAACATATGCAAGTGTAAGCCCCATCAATTCAGTTGACTGCTTGGAGGCTGATCAG CTTATGCAAGATATTCATTCCGGGGTGCATGAAAGTGACTTCAATTGTACACCTTATGTCCCTGTTTATATAAAACTTCCA GCTGGTATTATCAATAAATTTTGCCAGTTGATGGATCCCGAAGGCATTAGGCAAGAGCTAATCCATATTAAGTCCTTAAATGTCGATGGTGTTGTTGTGGATTGTTGGTGGGGCATTGTTGAAGGCTGGAGCCCTCAGAAATATGTGTGGTCTGGTTATAGGGAGCTTTTTAACATTATTAGAGAATTCAAGCTGAATTTGCAG GTTGTTATGGCATTTTATGAATGTGGAGGGAATGATTCTAGTGATGCATTGATTTCCCTTCCACAATGGGTTTTGGATATTGGAAAAGACAACCAGGACATATTTTTCACAGATCGTGAAGGACGGAGAAATACTGAATGCTTATCTTGGGGGATCGACAAAGAGCGGGTTCTCAAAGGAAGAACTGGAATTGAG GTTTATTTTGATATGATGAGAAGCTTTCGGACAGAGTTTGATGACCTGTTTACAGAAGGTTTAATTTATGCTGTAGAAGTTGGACTTGGAGCATCTGGGGAGCTGAAATACCCTTCTTTTTCAGAAAGGATGGGGTGGAGGTATCCTGGTATTGGTGAGTTTCAG TGCTACGATAAATACCTGCAACATAGTCTGCGCACAGCAGCCAAACTACGTGGTCACTCTTTCTGGGCAAGAGGACCTGATAATGCTGGGCACTACAACTCTATGCCACACGAGACTGGATTTTTTTGTGAACGAGGTGATTATGACAACTATTATGGACGCTTCTTCTTACATTGGTACTCCCAGACTTTAATAGACCATGCGGATAATGTTTTGTCTCTTGCAAGCCTTGCTTTTGAGGAAACAAAAATTATTGTCAAG GTTCCTGCTGTACATTGGTGGTACAAGACTCCTAGTCATGCAGCAGAATTGACAGCAGGATATCACAACCCTACAAATCAGGATGGCTACTCTCCGGTGTTTGAGGTTCTGAAAAAATACGCTGTCACCATGAAATTTGTGTGCTTAGGATTTAATCTTTCCGACCAGAAGGCTAATGACTCATTGGTAGATCCAGAGGGATTGAGTTGGCAG GTATTAAACTCCGCTTGGGAACGAGGGTTGGTCACTGCTGGAGAGAACACACTCTTTTGCTATGATAGAGAAAGGTACCAGAGATTGGTTGACATGGCAAAGCCCAGAAATGATCCTGATCAGCGGCATTTTTCGTTCTTTGTTCATCAGCAACCCTCTCTACTTCAGGGGAATGTTTGCTTGCCGGAATTGGATTTCTTCATCAAATGCATGCATG GGGAGATGACAGGGGATCTATAA